In the Acidobacteriota bacterium genome, one interval contains:
- a CDS encoding DASS family sodium-coupled anion symporter: MPSASTRQPGAAWARRVGFWGGSLGAVALLVLGRGAGEQALVWRMAAVAVLMACWWVSEALPLAATGLVPVVAFPLLGIMPVADVSRQYGHHLILLFLAGFLLALALGRWELDRRLALSIVAVMGDRTRVIILGLMVATAWLSMWVSNSATAAMMMPVGLALTEHAASEVRGLQGVDVRPGRFRFGVAVMLGTAYAASIGGVGTLVGTPPNVLLAAVLEDLAGIHVGFGQWMLVGVPVVVLTLPVVWLWLVRVAYPPEVERLPGGRRLVREELSRLGAWTPGARRTAVIITLTAVAWISRELWQGWIADEGMLNDAAVGVAGALALFLTPSGTGGRLLERDAWREVPWNVLLLFGGGLALARGVIDTGLARVLSRGVVALGEMPPPVFLTLVVLVVMSLTEFASNTASTAMILPLLAVAAAGLGLEPPILMIPAALAASMAFMMPAGTPPNAIVFGTGYVRIYQMIKGGLGANLIALVVIVITTLVVVPRLF; this comes from the coding sequence ATGCCTTCCGCTTCGACGCGACAGCCTGGAGCCGCATGGGCCCGCCGGGTGGGTTTCTGGGGCGGTTCGCTGGGGGCGGTGGCGTTGCTCGTGCTCGGCCGTGGCGCCGGCGAGCAGGCCCTGGTCTGGCGCATGGCGGCAGTGGCGGTGCTGATGGCCTGCTGGTGGGTCAGCGAGGCCTTGCCCCTGGCGGCCACCGGGTTGGTGCCCGTGGTGGCCTTTCCGCTGCTGGGCATCATGCCTGTCGCCGACGTCAGTCGGCAGTACGGCCATCACCTGATCCTGCTCTTTCTCGCCGGTTTCCTGCTCGCGCTGGCCCTGGGGCGCTGGGAACTCGACCGCCGCCTGGCGCTGAGCATCGTGGCGGTGATGGGGGATCGGACCCGGGTGATCATTCTCGGCCTGATGGTGGCCACCGCCTGGCTCTCCATGTGGGTCAGCAACTCGGCGACGGCGGCGATGATGATGCCGGTGGGCCTGGCGCTGACCGAGCATGCAGCCTCCGAGGTTCGCGGCCTGCAAGGGGTGGACGTCCGCCCCGGACGCTTCCGTTTCGGCGTGGCGGTCATGCTGGGTACGGCCTATGCAGCTTCCATCGGGGGTGTGGGCACCCTCGTGGGCACGCCGCCCAACGTGCTGCTTGCCGCCGTGCTGGAGGATCTGGCGGGCATCCACGTGGGTTTCGGCCAATGGATGCTGGTTGGAGTTCCTGTCGTGGTGCTGACCCTGCCCGTGGTCTGGCTCTGGTTGGTGCGGGTGGCCTATCCACCGGAGGTCGAGCGCCTGCCCGGAGGACGCCGACTGGTCCGGGAAGAGCTGAGTCGCCTCGGGGCCTGGACTCCCGGGGCGCGCCGCACCGCAGTGATCATCACCCTGACCGCGGTGGCGTGGATCAGTCGCGAGTTGTGGCAGGGGTGGATCGCTGACGAGGGCATGCTCAACGACGCCGCGGTGGGTGTCGCCGGAGCGCTGGCGCTCTTCCTCACGCCTTCCGGAACGGGGGGCCGCCTGCTCGAACGGGATGCCTGGCGAGAGGTGCCTTGGAACGTGCTGCTTCTTTTCGGAGGCGGGCTGGCGCTGGCCAGGGGCGTGATCGACACCGGCCTGGCCCGGGTGCTCTCTCGGGGGGTCGTTGCGCTGGGAGAGATGCCGCCGCCCGTCTTCCTGACGCTCGTCGTGCTGGTCGTGATGAGTTTGACGGAGTTCGCTTCCAACACCGCTTCGACGGCGATGATTCTGCCTCTGCTGGCGGTGGCGGCCGCCGGTCTCGGCCTGGAGCCGCCGATCCTGATGATTCCGGCCGCACTGGCTGCGTCGATGGCCTTCATGATGCCCGCCGGGACGCCGCCCAACGCCATCGTCTTCGGGACCGGCTACGTGCGGATATACCAGATGATCAAGGGGGGGCTGGGGGCCAACCTGATAGCTCTGGTGGTGATTGTGATCACCACGTTGGTGGTGGTTCCACGCCTGTTCTGA
- a CDS encoding 3-oxoacyl-[acyl-carrier-protein] synthase III C-terminal domain-containing protein, whose translation MTADGARIAAVATAFPPHVHTQQEIFEEMLRTWRPPENVVRRLEAFIESTRVERRHLSVPLSRYGAIETFGQANDLWIGTAVELGEQAITRALDEAGVGPADVDAIYFVSVTGISSPSVDALLANRLGLPPRVKRTPIFGLGCVAGASGLARAADYLKAYPDQVAVLLSVELCSLTFQRTDLSVKNLVASCLFADGAAAVVLVGAEHPARNAGPELLDNRAFFYPATENVMGWKISEKGFEIVLSATVPEVVGSNIVGNVDALLTAHGLERDAIGSWVCHPGGPKILMALQHALGLDESHLAATWHCLKEKGNLSSASLLLVLEHTMRHARPAPGTMGVLAAMGPGFCSELLLARW comes from the coding sequence ATGACGGCGGACGGTGCCCGCATCGCCGCCGTGGCCACGGCCTTTCCGCCCCACGTCCACACCCAGCAAGAGATTTTCGAGGAGATGCTCCGGACCTGGCGGCCACCGGAGAACGTGGTCCGGCGCCTCGAAGCCTTCATCGAGAGCACGCGGGTCGAGCGGCGTCATCTCTCCGTCCCCCTTTCGCGCTACGGAGCCATCGAGACCTTCGGCCAGGCCAACGACCTGTGGATTGGCACCGCCGTGGAACTCGGGGAACAGGCCATCACCCGGGCCCTCGATGAAGCCGGGGTGGGACCCGCCGACGTCGACGCCATCTACTTCGTCTCCGTGACCGGGATCTCGTCACCCAGCGTCGACGCCTTGCTGGCCAATCGCCTCGGTCTTCCGCCCCGGGTCAAACGGACCCCGATCTTCGGCCTGGGCTGTGTGGCCGGCGCCAGCGGCCTGGCCCGGGCGGCGGACTATCTCAAGGCCTATCCCGATCAGGTGGCGGTGCTGCTGTCGGTGGAACTCTGCTCGCTGACTTTCCAGCGCACCGACCTGTCGGTGAAGAACCTGGTGGCCTCCTGCCTGTTCGCCGACGGAGCGGCCGCCGTCGTGCTGGTCGGCGCCGAGCATCCCGCCCGGAACGCGGGGCCGGAGTTGCTGGACAATCGCGCGTTCTTCTATCCGGCCACAGAAAACGTGATGGGCTGGAAGATCTCGGAGAAAGGCTTCGAGATCGTTCTTTCCGCCACGGTCCCGGAAGTCGTGGGCAGTAACATCGTGGGCAACGTGGACGCTCTGCTGACGGCCCACGGCCTCGAACGCGACGCCATCGGATCATGGGTCTGTCACCCCGGGGGCCCGAAAATCCTGATGGCCCTCCAGCACGCGTTGGGCCTGGATGAAAGCCACCTGGCCGCCACCTGGCACTGCCTGAAGGAAAAAGGCAACCTCTCCAGCGCTTCGCTGCTGCTCGTGCTCGAGCACACCATGCGCCACGCCAGGCCCGCTCCGGGAACCATGGGAGTGCTCGCGGCCATGGGCCCCGGATTCTGCTCGGAACTCCTTCTCGCTCGCTGGTAG
- a CDS encoding glycosyltransferase family 2 protein produces the protein MNQPLDLSIVIPVYNEEENIPLLLGEIRAALESRRESYEVICVDDASTDGSLAALRRGAAEDPRVRIVRMTRNSGQSAALAAGFMRARGALTVTLDADLQNDPADIPRLLDALGDNDVISGIRATRRDDWLRRLSSRVANRVRSTLLQDSISDVGCSLKIYRTELLRWVPPFNGMHRFLPALVQMYGARVVEMPVNHRPRIHGEAKYGLHNRLWRGIADLFGVLWLRRRHVDLRVAVDDTPDPSQQALRTGVEPPPTW, from the coding sequence ATGAACCAGCCCTTGGACCTGTCGATCGTCATCCCCGTCTACAACGAAGAAGAGAACATCCCTCTCCTGCTGGGCGAGATCCGCGCTGCGCTGGAGAGCCGCCGGGAGTCCTACGAGGTGATCTGTGTCGATGACGCGAGCACCGACGGATCCCTGGCCGCGCTGCGCCGGGGCGCCGCGGAAGATCCCCGGGTCCGCATCGTCCGGATGACCCGCAACAGCGGTCAGTCGGCGGCCCTGGCCGCGGGCTTCATGCGCGCCCGGGGCGCGCTGACGGTCACCCTCGACGCCGACCTCCAGAACGACCCCGCCGACATCCCCCGCCTGCTCGACGCCCTGGGGGACAACGACGTGATCTCGGGCATCCGGGCCACGCGGCGGGACGACTGGCTGCGGAGGCTTTCTTCCCGGGTGGCCAATCGCGTTCGCAGCACCCTGCTCCAGGATTCGATCAGCGACGTGGGCTGCTCACTGAAGATCTACCGCACCGAGCTGCTGCGCTGGGTCCCCCCCTTCAACGGCATGCATCGCTTTCTACCCGCCCTCGTGCAGATGTACGGCGCCCGGGTGGTGGAGATGCCGGTGAACCACCGCCCCCGGATTCACGGAGAGGCCAAGTACGGCCTGCACAACCGCCTGTGGCGGGGCATCGCCGACCTCTTCGGGGTCCTCTGGCTGCGGCGCCGGCACGTGGATCTGCGGGTCGCCGTGGACGACACGCCGGACCCGTCGCAGCAAGCGCTCAGAACAGGCGTGGAACCACCACCAACGTGGTGA
- the tsaD gene encoding tRNA (adenosine(37)-N6)-threonylcarbamoyltransferase complex transferase subunit TsaD, producing MRVLAVESSCDETAAAVADGRRLLSSVVSSQVALHAPYGGVVPEIAARHHLGRIRTVVDRALAEADTDLESIEGLAVTRGPGLVGCLLVGVNFVRALALTRHLPVVGVNHLEGHIASGWLEAPLLPFPALALVVSGGHTALWRVRAFGAYQQLARTRDDAAGEAFDKAAKMMGLPYPGGPAIDRLAARGDPQAFHFGEIRIKDGAAFSFSGYKTAVREHMSRAGITPLPHPEADPPQTMIDLVASFRYAVVRELVRRTRQALRADRPRSLVLAGGVAANRLLRQEITRLADEHSLALAIPPLKYCGDNAAMIARAGIEVLETGANHIEELDASASLPLGGEEARRSSRRHR from the coding sequence GTGAGAGTGCTGGCTGTCGAATCCTCGTGCGACGAGACCGCGGCGGCCGTGGCCGACGGCCGCCGCCTGCTTTCGAGCGTCGTCTCCTCACAGGTGGCGCTTCATGCCCCCTACGGCGGCGTGGTACCCGAGATCGCCGCACGCCATCACCTGGGGCGGATCCGAACGGTGGTCGACCGGGCCCTCGCCGAGGCGGATACCGATCTGGAAAGCATCGAGGGTCTGGCCGTCACCCGCGGGCCGGGCCTGGTGGGCTGTCTGCTGGTGGGGGTCAACTTCGTGCGGGCTCTGGCCCTGACCCGCCACCTGCCGGTGGTGGGAGTCAACCACCTGGAGGGCCACATCGCCTCCGGCTGGCTGGAGGCCCCGTTGCTGCCCTTTCCGGCCCTGGCCCTTGTCGTCTCCGGCGGCCACACCGCCCTGTGGCGCGTGCGGGCCTTCGGAGCGTACCAGCAACTCGCTCGCACCCGGGACGACGCCGCGGGGGAAGCCTTCGACAAAGCCGCCAAGATGATGGGACTGCCCTATCCCGGTGGCCCCGCCATCGATCGCCTGGCCGCGCGGGGGGATCCCCAGGCCTTCCACTTCGGAGAAATTCGTATCAAGGACGGCGCGGCCTTCTCTTTTTCGGGCTACAAGACCGCCGTACGCGAGCACATGAGCCGGGCCGGAATCACGCCGCTACCCCACCCCGAAGCCGATCCACCCCAAACCATGATCGACCTGGTGGCTTCCTTTCGTTACGCGGTGGTGCGGGAGCTGGTGCGGCGCACCCGCCAGGCCCTGCGGGCCGATCGGCCCCGTTCGCTCGTCCTCGCCGGCGGCGTGGCGGCCAACCGGCTTTTGCGGCAGGAGATCACCCGCCTGGCCGACGAGCACTCCCTGGCCCTGGCGATTCCCCCGCTGAAATACTGTGGAGACAACGCCGCGATGATCGCCCGGGCGGGTATCGAGGTTCTCGAGACCGGCGCCAATCACATCGAAGAACTGGACGCTTCCGCCAGCCTGCCCCTGGGCGGGGAGGAAGCCCGACGCTCGTCACGCCGACACCGCTGA
- a CDS encoding transposase codes for MNDANRQSVIFQDLEEKPVHIAFDEPMTSSDGGAILLKSVDARVGLTQRLAECFADPRAPGKVSHTIEEMLRQRVFGLACGDSDTNDAARLAEDPVHKMIVGRDPVDGANLASQPTLCRLENNARSVDFTAWEGLSRIR; via the coding sequence ATGAATGATGCTAATCGACAGTCCGTGATTTTTCAAGACCTCGAAGAAAAGCCAGTCCACATCGCTTTCGACGAACCGATGACAAGTTCGGATGGCGGAGCGATCCTGTTGAAGTCTGTGGATGCCCGGGTTGGGCTGACGCAGCGATTGGCGGAGTGTTTCGCTGATCCTCGTGCGCCAGGCAAGGTCTCGCATACGATTGAAGAGATGCTCCGGCAACGTGTTTTTGGTCTTGCCTGTGGTGACTCGGACACGAATGACGCAGCTCGCTTGGCGGAAGATCCAGTTCACAAGATGATCGTGGGTCGTGATCCGGTCGATGGTGCCAATCTGGCATCGCAGCCGACGCTCTGTCGTCTCGAAAACAATGCGCGCTCAGTTGACTTTACCGCATGGGAGGGGCTCTCGCGGATACGGTGA
- the ubiG gene encoding bifunctional 2-polyprenyl-6-hydroxyphenol methylase/3-demethylubiquinol 3-O-methyltransferase UbiG, which yields MKRNRLDIYDVHGGEWWDERSRTFASLRTINIFRWRWLRRWLGDDLRDRLVVDLGCGGGLLAEPLARAGAHVVAVDLSPASLGTGRDHAAERRIGWTRADLHQAPLPDGCADHVLLADVLEHLEHPARAVREAARLLRAGGTLYVNTINRTLSARWLAVYLAEGVGLVPRGTHDPRLFVRPGELDRAAAACGLERSRRCGEFPRLLRTLWRREVHFRPARSLALAYSTLYVRSGSGPSGR from the coding sequence GTGAAACGCAATCGTCTCGACATCTACGACGTTCATGGCGGGGAATGGTGGGATGAACGGTCCCGGACCTTTGCCTCGCTGCGCACGATCAACATCTTTCGCTGGCGATGGCTGCGGCGCTGGCTGGGCGACGATCTGCGCGACCGCCTGGTCGTGGACCTGGGCTGCGGGGGCGGCCTGCTCGCCGAGCCGCTGGCCCGTGCAGGGGCTCATGTCGTGGCCGTCGATCTCTCCCCCGCCAGCCTGGGCACGGGCAGGGATCACGCCGCTGAGCGACGCATCGGCTGGACCCGGGCCGATCTCCATCAGGCTCCATTGCCCGACGGCTGCGCGGACCACGTGCTGCTCGCCGACGTGCTGGAGCATCTCGAGCACCCGGCCCGCGCGGTGAGGGAAGCCGCCCGCCTGCTGCGGGCAGGCGGCACGCTCTACGTCAACACGATCAACCGTACGCTGTCGGCACGCTGGCTGGCGGTCTACCTGGCCGAAGGGGTGGGCCTGGTACCCCGCGGAACGCACGATCCGCGCCTCTTCGTACGACCCGGAGAACTCGACCGGGCCGCCGCGGCGTGCGGACTCGAGCGAAGCCGGCGCTGCGGCGAGTTCCCCCGGCTGCTGCGCACCCTCTGGCGACGCGAGGTCCATTTCCGCCCGGCTCGCAGTCTCGCCCTGGCCTATAGCACGCTCTACGTCCGCTCCGGCAGTGGACCCTCCGGCCGCTGA
- a CDS encoding DUF3810 family protein codes for MRPYYDRGDRHRRLPGWCRWGLGAAGVTLVTFVLLARLPGLVEAVYARRVYPLVARVLAGSSAWLPFSLAEFSFLLVGLAVLGALVFGYRGARRRGAGGITAAFSGLVRALAVGGWAWSLFVALWGLNYLRDPPVAIFRLGPPPAAEVAGRWRERIGERLDLLRDGLEEDSRGVIRTPEDLPALDRRIRELEAAAAADLGLPRPAGGRTKVFLSSPLLLRWGVSGTYGPFTGEPNVVLPAPPGLLPAIMAHERAHLAGMAWEEAASFLGLLTLWRSDDPRLRYSAWLSLWLELNPTTSGRSPAVRRDLRAIAAFSRAHRGWEAPAVRRTYSAYLEAHGVTGGTASYSRVADLALRYLSSSGMPRALEP; via the coding sequence GTGAGGCCTTACTACGACCGGGGCGACCGACACCGGCGCTTGCCGGGCTGGTGCCGCTGGGGCCTGGGGGCGGCGGGCGTGACACTGGTGACCTTCGTCCTGCTCGCTCGCCTGCCGGGGCTGGTGGAGGCGGTCTACGCGCGTCGCGTCTATCCCCTCGTGGCCCGCGTCCTCGCCGGCTCGAGCGCTTGGCTGCCCTTCTCCCTGGCCGAGTTTTCCTTCCTGTTGGTGGGCCTGGCGGTGCTCGGAGCCCTGGTCTTCGGCTATCGCGGCGCCCGACGCCGGGGGGCGGGGGGAATCACCGCTGCCTTCTCCGGGCTGGTGCGGGCCCTGGCTGTCGGGGGCTGGGCTTGGAGCCTCTTCGTCGCCCTGTGGGGTCTGAACTATCTGCGCGATCCTCCCGTGGCGATCTTCCGGCTCGGGCCCCCGCCCGCGGCGGAAGTCGCCGGGCGGTGGCGCGAGCGCATCGGCGAGCGCCTCGACCTGCTGCGCGACGGTCTCGAGGAGGATTCCCGGGGCGTGATCCGCACGCCGGAGGATCTGCCCGCCCTCGACCGCCGGATCCGCGAGCTGGAAGCCGCCGCGGCGGCCGACCTGGGTCTGCCGCGGCCCGCCGGTGGGCGCACCAAGGTCTTCCTGAGCAGCCCCCTTCTACTGCGCTGGGGTGTGTCGGGCACCTATGGTCCGTTCACCGGCGAACCCAACGTGGTGCTGCCCGCCCCCCCGGGATTGTTGCCGGCCATTATGGCCCACGAGCGGGCGCACCTGGCCGGGATGGCCTGGGAAGAGGCTGCCTCTTTCCTCGGCCTGCTGACGCTCTGGCGCTCCGACGATCCGCGGTTGCGCTACTCCGCCTGGCTGAGCCTGTGGCTCGAACTGAACCCGACCACCTCGGGACGCTCGCCAGCCGTTCGGCGGGACCTGCGGGCCATCGCGGCCTTTTCCCGCGCCCACAGGGGCTGGGAAGCGCCGGCGGTGCGCCGCACCTACAGCGCCTACCTCGAGGCTCACGGCGTGACCGGGGGGACGGCCAGCTACTCGCGGGTGGCCGATCTGGCCCTGCGTTATCTGAGCAGTTCCGGTATGCCCCGGGCGCTGGAGCCCTGA
- a CDS encoding MTH1187 family thiamine-binding protein, which translates to MKVLAEIQVIPIGVGVSVREPVRRAHQLLVESGLEVQLHAYGTNVEGELDEVLDAIRRIHEILHAEGVPRLSTAVKIGSRTDKEVSLAGKLFS; encoded by the coding sequence ATGAAAGTCCTCGCGGAAATCCAGGTGATCCCCATCGGCGTCGGCGTCTCGGTGCGCGAGCCGGTGCGGCGCGCCCACCAGCTTCTGGTCGAGTCGGGGCTGGAAGTGCAACTCCACGCCTACGGCACCAACGTGGAAGGGGAACTCGACGAGGTGCTCGACGCGATTCGGCGGATCCACGAGATCCTGCACGCCGAGGGTGTTCCCCGCCTGTCCACGGCGGTCAAGATCGGCTCGCGCACCGACAAGGAAGTCAGTCTCGCGGGAAAGCTCTTCTCGTGA
- a CDS encoding RNA chaperone Hfq — MMDRKPSRAGQADRRERSFGSGRGPGGSDQRRKPLPPEKTHAEEYYYLKQMNAKTPMVVVMADGEELRGWIEWYDQHCLKVHRNEGPNLLVFKRHIKYIVKDSAAESGA; from the coding sequence ATGATGGACAGGAAACCCAGCAGGGCGGGACAGGCCGACCGCAGGGAGCGATCTTTCGGAAGCGGGCGTGGCCCGGGTGGTTCCGACCAACGGCGCAAACCTCTTCCGCCGGAGAAAACCCACGCGGAGGAGTACTACTATCTCAAGCAGATGAACGCCAAGACGCCGATGGTGGTGGTGATGGCGGACGGCGAGGAACTGCGTGGCTGGATCGAATGGTACGACCAGCACTGCCTGAAGGTGCATCGTAACGAAGGACCGAACTTGCTGGTCTTCAAGCGGCACATCAAGTACATCGTCAAGGACTCGGCCGCCGAGAGCGGTGCATGA
- a CDS encoding YceI family protein has translation MSLPVHCRVVVAVVLVTMAAGCLPVLAQTVEYELLAGSSEVGFEGASTLHDFTGRTTQVSGRVRFDPRDPGRQPRAHIEVQAASLDTDNKGRDRQMYKRLETDRYPLIAFDLEDFELGAREDAGSLSGIARGTISIHGVSRPLAMEVTLLPEEGDGWKVVGRADLEMPAFSIKPPRVLGFIKVDPRVTIFIALHLEPHS, from the coding sequence ATGTCTCTTCCGGTCCATTGCCGAGTGGTCGTCGCCGTAGTCCTGGTGACGATGGCCGCTGGATGCCTCCCCGTTCTGGCGCAAACCGTGGAATACGAGTTGCTTGCAGGATCTTCCGAAGTCGGCTTCGAGGGGGCGAGCACACTTCACGACTTTACCGGTCGCACCACGCAGGTCAGTGGGCGCGTCCGCTTCGACCCCCGGGACCCCGGCCGGCAGCCCCGGGCGCATATCGAGGTCCAGGCCGCTTCCCTGGATACCGACAACAAGGGCCGCGACAGGCAGATGTACAAGCGGCTCGAAACAGATCGCTACCCCCTGATCGCTTTCGATCTGGAGGATTTCGAACTCGGCGCGCGGGAAGACGCCGGCTCCCTCTCGGGTATCGCCCGGGGCACGATCAGCATCCATGGGGTCTCCCGGCCGCTGGCGATGGAGGTCACCCTTCTGCCCGAGGAGGGCGACGGCTGGAAGGTCGTGGGCCGCGCCGATCTCGAAATGCCCGCCTTTTCGATCAAGCCGCCGCGGGTGCTGGGCTTCATCAAGGTCGACCCGCGGGTGACCATCTTCATCGCGCTGCATCTGGAGCCGCACTCATGA
- a CDS encoding lipid-A-disaccharide synthase N-terminal domain-containing protein — protein MPSTDVIWMTVGFAGQAMFSMRFLVQWIASEKKKRSVVPRAFWYFSVAGGMILLSYAIHRLDPVFILGQGMGLFIYGRNLWLIHRSDAPAGQHSG, from the coding sequence ATGCCCAGCACTGACGTGATCTGGATGACGGTCGGCTTTGCCGGCCAGGCCATGTTCTCGATGCGCTTCCTCGTGCAGTGGATCGCTTCGGAAAAGAAAAAGCGGAGTGTCGTTCCCCGGGCCTTCTGGTACTTCAGCGTGGCGGGGGGGATGATCCTCCTGAGCTACGCGATCCATCGCCTCGACCCGGTGTTCATTCTCGGCCAGGGCATGGGCCTGTTCATCTATGGCCGCAACCTCTGGCTGATTCACCGCTCCGACGCGCCGGCCGGTCAGCATTCCGGGTGA
- the pdxA gene encoding 4-hydroxythreonine-4-phosphate dehydrogenase PdxA codes for MKKKTVAEGATEGDKPVLAVTCGDPCGVGPEIVLRAVAEEATAKKARLVVLGGEKHLRRLARELKIRWPFAHVVDEVPASRRWERPVLVDLGPGNEEWLPGKISAGAGKVAVVAIERAVTMALDKQVDGIVTAPIHKEALSLAGCSDPGHTEMLERLSGARKVGMLFWTPEMAVGLLSTHMSLREAMKKIRCSRIAEMLILFHDQWQRFFGVAPHIAVAALNPHAGEGGRFGHEEIQEIQPAIEKAREKGLRVDGPIPADSVFAMAREGRFDLVLALYHDQATIPVKLVSRQKSVNVTVGLPFVRTSVDHGTAMDIAGKGVASAESLVAAIRLAARLSRR; via the coding sequence ATGAAGAAGAAGACCGTCGCCGAAGGAGCGACGGAGGGCGACAAGCCGGTTCTTGCGGTGACCTGCGGCGATCCTTGCGGTGTCGGCCCTGAGATCGTCTTGCGCGCCGTGGCGGAGGAGGCCACGGCGAAGAAGGCGCGGCTGGTCGTCCTCGGTGGGGAAAAGCACCTCCGGCGACTGGCGCGTGAACTGAAGATCCGCTGGCCGTTTGCCCACGTTGTCGACGAGGTTCCCGCAAGTCGTCGTTGGGAGAGGCCGGTGCTGGTGGACCTCGGCCCCGGCAACGAGGAATGGCTGCCCGGCAAGATTTCCGCCGGTGCGGGCAAGGTCGCGGTGGTGGCCATCGAGAGGGCCGTGACCATGGCTCTCGACAAGCAGGTCGACGGCATCGTCACCGCGCCGATCCACAAGGAGGCCCTCTCTCTTGCAGGTTGCTCCGATCCCGGGCACACGGAGATGCTCGAGCGACTCAGCGGCGCGCGCAAGGTGGGCATGCTCTTCTGGACTCCCGAAATGGCTGTGGGGCTGCTGAGCACCCACATGTCTCTGCGCGAAGCGATGAAAAAGATTCGCTGCTCGCGTATCGCCGAAATGCTCATCCTCTTCCACGACCAGTGGCAGCGGTTCTTCGGCGTGGCGCCTCATATCGCTGTCGCTGCGCTCAACCCTCACGCCGGTGAGGGGGGACGCTTCGGTCACGAAGAGATCCAGGAAATCCAGCCGGCGATCGAAAAGGCGCGAGAAAAGGGGCTGCGAGTCGATGGTCCGATTCCCGCCGACAGCGTCTTCGCCATGGCTCGGGAAGGACGCTTCGACCTGGTGCTGGCGCTCTATCACGACCAGGCGACGATCCCGGTCAAGCTCGTTTCCCGTCAGAAGTCGGTCAACGTCACTGTCGGTCTGCCCTTCGTGCGCACCTCGGTGGATCACGGTACGGCGATGGACATCGCCGGTAAGGGGGTGGCCAGTGCGGAGAGCCTCGTGGCGGCGATCCGGCTCGCCGCCCGCCTCTCCCGACGCTGA
- a CDS encoding O-methyltransferase, with translation MADPKSRDGGVYHDPKILALVEEIYGGHPPGLAEALAALEQYDLPRIQISASDGRILRLLLRAIGARRVVEFGTLSGYSALWILDALGPEGRLLTCEMDPRHARAAARVFDAAGVAERVEIVPGNAREHFDLLASRGPFDAAFIDADKTGYAAYARWAFDHLRPGGLVIADNAYLFGHLAPPPPGLDDSHAAERRAVLELHRLFAQRTSACLPTPDGLAVALVEPATRGEPR, from the coding sequence ATGGCCGACCCGAAAAGCCGCGACGGCGGCGTCTACCACGACCCGAAGATCCTCGCACTGGTCGAGGAGATCTACGGCGGGCACCCACCGGGGCTGGCCGAGGCTCTCGCCGCCCTCGAGCAGTACGACCTGCCACGGATCCAGATCTCGGCGAGCGACGGGCGCATCCTGCGGCTGCTGCTGCGGGCGATCGGTGCCCGCCGGGTGGTGGAGTTCGGCACCCTTTCGGGCTATTCGGCCCTGTGGATCCTCGATGCCCTGGGCCCCGAGGGCCGGCTTCTGACCTGCGAGATGGATCCGCGGCATGCCCGGGCGGCCGCGCGGGTCTTCGACGCGGCGGGAGTCGCCGAAAGGGTGGAGATCGTCCCCGGCAACGCCCGGGAGCACTTCGACCTGCTGGCATCGCGGGGGCCCTTCGATGCCGCGTTCATCGACGCGGACAAGACGGGCTATGCGGCCTACGCCCGTTGGGCCTTCGATCACCTTCGACCCGGAGGCCTGGTGATCGCCGACAACGCCTACCTCTTCGGGCACCTGGCGCCGCCGCCGCCGGGGCTCGACGACAGCCATGCCGCCGAGCGTCGGGCCGTGCTCGAGTTGCATCGCCTCTTCGCCCAACGCACCAGCGCCTGCCTGCCTACGCCCGACGGACTCGCCGTGGCCCTGGTGGAGCCGGCGACGCGGGGAGAGCCCCGGTGA